A region of the Massilia sp. erpn genome:
CACTAAACACGCTAGCTGCAATGTTTATTTGTCGCAACCGACTAAGTGCTCCTCGTTGCGTAGAGATGCGCGCATATTTTTTTGAGAGCGATTCGAGCGCTGCTAAGATACAGCGATTAAGCGCGTTATCAATCGTCCTTTCGTACCACGAGCAATCTACCTTGCTGAGTACCTTACCCAAATCTTCTTGTTGAGAATATTTAAACAGATTTAACCTTCCTTTAGGATGAAAGGAAGATTCGTTTCTCTGTTTATATTCCTTATATAGACCAAAATGTCGAATTTTTTCAATAGATGAAATTAACGAATCAGCAAAAAAATCCAATAAAGAATCGAAAGACTCATCATGCGAGTTGAACCACTGAGAAAAGCCCGCAAGTGCCTTTAGCGAAGATCCGGATTTAATAAGGATTCTTTCCAAATTCCTTAATGGAACTCTAGGCTTTACATCAATGGTAATCTTGTTATTGATTGGAATTATTCCAATATACCTTCCGGCTTTAAAAACGAATCCTTTTTTTGAGTTAAACCTAAATTCAAAAATATCATGCTTTAGTATCTCTGGAAATACCTGCAGCACTCCATCTTTCAACAAAAATTCAAGCGGAATAGCTATTTCAGCATGCTCCTCACCCGAGTATGTGTGTAGGGAGAGGAAATCCATGTTCGTGCCTTCAGGCACACCTTCATTTGGCATTTTTAATTGTTTGAAAAAATTAAATTTAGACTACAACAAAAAATTTATATCGTTGAACAGTAAATTTCAAGAGCTCAATTCAAGTTTTAAAATTTTTATTCCAGATTTCCTTTAATTTTTCATACGATTGCATATCTAAGCGAAATGCCTTTTCGAAATGAAAACTAAGTTGATGATCCCAAAGACGAATAATTGAATTCTCATCCGTCACACCACTAAAATATGCATGGCCAATGCGTGCAAGTGGATTCTCATGTTTCTTCACAACATTAAAGAATGCAACCACTTTTTCTTGTAATGCTGCTTCAACCTTGTTTTTGTCCAAAACAATTTTAAGTAGATCCAGATCGGGCTCCAGAGAAATGCGAGCAAATCTTCGCTCCAAAGCGGCATCAAGCTCGTCCACGCCACGGTCCCATGGGTTCATGGTAGCCAATATAATTATATTGGCAGGAATCAAAACCTCTCGACCTGAAGCCAATTTAAATGGCACACCTCTCTTGCCTTTTTCCAAATAGGTTAAGGCTTCCCCAAAGACCCGGCCGACGTCGCATCGACTAAATTCATCAATAACAAGGACACAATTTTCATCAGGGTAATCTTTAGATGCTTTTTTGCACAAATCTAAAAATACTTTTTCCGTTAATTGAAATTTTCCATTTTTACCCGGAGCGTACCCTTCTATAAAATCTTCATACTGATATGCGGGGTGAAATTGTATAAAGCTAACGCGTTTATTTTTGCCATCGACAAGGTGAGCGGCTATTTGCCTGGCGTACCATGTTTTGCTCGTTCCGGGTGGTCCGAATAAAATAACGCCGGCAAACCCATCCGATAGTAATGTTCTTGTTTTAAGTAAAATTGGATCGTTCTCAGCAATTTCTGATATAAGATCTTTTTCCTCGATTTTCGATGAAGCGCTTTTCATTATGGGCACTTTTCTGGTAAGAGTTATCTTCCTCTTATTTTCGTCTTTCGCGCCTGCTCCATGTGTACGTCTTAAATGGTCAAGCAATTTATCCTTATCATCTTTATTCAAAGGAGCACTAACAGACGCCTTCACTACTCCAGCTGCACTTAGCTGTGACAATAATAAATCAGCGGGCATTTTCAACTCAGTTGCGAACTGAGCCACAGTATTACTTGGCATTCCCACTTACCTCCATTTTTCAAATTCAATTTTTCTGCTAATACTAATATATATACTTAACTCTAATGCCAATCCAAGGCGAATTGATATGATACCTGCAGGTGTTCTTAATTTCAATTTCTACACAATTATAATTATACCGCCGCAAGAAACTTGGTACTATAAATTAATCAGTAGACAACTGTAGCAGGTAGGTAAGAAGCGTTTGTACCTTTTGACCTCCCCACGCAAAGGCAGCGTTTACGCGCTTCTCGCGGCTGTGGCGTAATTCTGTAGTAAAAAATGCGGTAGTTGGCAAGCGGCCTCAGCAGTCTGCTAGAGTAGGTGTTTAGCAACTTTTACCGATACGACATGTTTAGCTTCGAAAGCTGGATGCAGCAACAAGGATTGTCTGAATCGTCTGTGAAGAAGTACGGCAGCGCAGTCAGCGGCCCGCTTACGGCATGGGCGAATGCAAACTCCGTCTTGAGTGGTTCGCTTACCGATATCGGGGACTTATCAGCATTTGAGTCAATCTCATCTGCGGTGCGGAAACTCCCTATCTTCATAGAACGGGACAGTACAGGGCACGGGATGTACAGTGCTGCACTGGCCAAATTCGCAGAATATTTGCGACTCGACAGGCCCAACGCTGCTATCGGCTCGCTCGACGTCCTTGGCGACACATGGGTACAGACAGCGCGTCGTATGGTCAAGACCGCTCAACAAACTGCGAACTCGTCTAATGGTCAAGAGGTGCTACAAACGATCAAGAATAAGAACAATGCGTTTGGATCACCAGAACAGTTCAGCCAATATGTGGCGGATATGATCAAACGCCAGAACTATCGTTGCGCCATTAGCGGCTTGTTGATTCAACCTGATGGCCTACAAAGCAGTGATGACGAAATGAAAGCATCTCTAGACCGTATCGATAGCAGTGGTCACTATGAACAAGGCAATCTACAAGTAGTATGCAGGTTCATCAATCGCTGGAAAAGCTCAGATCCTAATGCACAATTCCTACGCTTGATGGACGCCCTACGAGAACACTGGCATTTAGAAAAACAGAGTAAACAATATAAATGATTTATTTCATTTCGCCGTAAAAAATCGCATATATTTCTCGCCGCGCGGCTATTAAAGCTTCTAACGTAGCGCCGGCAACCCCGTATCCATGCGGGTCTTAGGCGAATACACTTGTGGGTGTGATGGGAACTGTGGTGGTTGCTCAGCGAAAATGTCGTAAAAGTCGAAGTGACTATCACTGCCATACGGCATGCTAACTCGCCGTTGCCTAGTCGTGGAAAACTCTTGATGGTAAAGGCTTCTTAACCAAACGAGCTAACATCATGAACGTAAAGACTACTGCGATCGATCTGCCCAAGGCAACGACCGATCAGAAATCGGCAGCACCTGCCACCACGACCACGCCGCCAACTGTTGCGCCTGCATCGCCAAGCGGATCTGGACCGATTAAAAACGCCGCTACGCCGATTTCATCGACGCCGATGGCGGATACGACGGCGAATGAAGGAAAAAACGACTTAAGCGGCTCTCAAGCAATCAAGGCCGAGAAAAAACCGAAGGCACCAACGAAGATGGAAATTGCCTCTGCGATCTACTTGCGTATGTCCAAGCAAAAAGACGTGACCCGCAAGCAGATCGTGGAACAGTTCGTTGTAGAGGCAAAACTGAGTGCGGCTGGTGCAAGCACGTACTACCAACTCATCAAAGCCAAGCTGGGTTGACCAAAAGATCTTCGGGCGAGCAAAATGCTAGACAAGGTCAAGGCCGCTTTCAAAATACTGCTTGAACGTCATGCCATTATCGAGCTTCCAGTTGTCTCGCCCGTTGATAGAGTATCCCGTGACTATTCCGGCCGCTTGTGATGCGGTTTTGAACATATGGTCTCGTTTGAATACCATCTTTTCGTTCGAGTTTGCAAGCACCCCAGAGGCAATCAGCGTGTGTCTCAATGCGACAGCACCACCGGTAAGACTCGAAGCAGGTGTTAGGGCTGCATCTGAGCCTTCAAACACCACCATGCCTTCATCGGTCCAGACAGCTCGGGCATGTAGGCCGCTTACCCGAAGATGAAAAACAGAAGACGGCTCAAGAACCTTGGCTGCAGGCGTGGGAATGTTGCTGATCAAGGCGGCAATTCCAGGGGCGATGGAGTTTTCACGAACGACAAGCGGGTCTAACAGGCGATGTCCCAATACCCCCAATAGGGTCTTGGCAAAAGCTAAGAACTCCTCCATTGCATCTCGATCCGCTCTAGGTAAAGACGGGAGTGCCGGTGCCACGCTGTTTTCAAGCTGATAGCGTTTTGCATCACCCGCCATCGACACCAAACGTGCCTCCAAATAGCGCACGTGGGCCTTTGTAAGGTTTTCGTCCTTGCTACTGAAACTAACCAAGTCGGACCAGAACGCCTTCCCAGACAGATGATTGTGTAAGCGATCAGCGAGCACTTCAGCTTCGCCGATATATGCAGTCTCCGTCCCGGTTTCATCATTCACCCCAAACAGTATATAAACGCCAGGACGCTGGACCTCAGGCCACTCGCGCAACTCGTTGAAAAGCGAACGCGGGCAGGCAAGCGCCTGCCCAGTCCAATTTGCTATCTCGGCATGGCGAATGCCGGCTACTGTTTCATTAGGCAGATAGATCCTTATGCTCTTACCCATTTTTCATACTCTGGCTTGTAATACCAGAACAATAGCAGAACAGTGTGGGGCGATTGCTAAATGCCATCGCTTGGTTTGAGGATACACGCCCTCCAATAACAGGGCGGTACTAAATGACCGTTGTTTTCTGTTCCGGCTGCGACTGTTCGCGCCCATCGTCAATCATCTTAGTCAACCATTGGCTGAGGAAGCTGTTCAACTCTGCTTTGACCAATGGGCTGAATGCCATCAGTTCGGGGCAAAACACTTTCCGCGAACCGAAGCAATCGGTGTACGTCAGCGCGCCTACCGTCTCCGCCGCCAAGAACACTTCAACGGTCATATCGGGATCGGGGATAGCCGAGCCATGCAACCGTTCCAGATAGTGGCTCATGCGAAGCACCAGACGATGTTTGTGTCGCTCGATCACATCGATATTGACATCGCTGTAGCCGAGCGCTGTGAGCCTGGCAGGCCCGTTAATGTCATGCAAAACGGGCAAAAGTTGAAGCAGCTTGCGATAGTTTTCTTTGTAAAGATCCATGCCGGGTCCTCATTGATTTCAATGCAGACACCGTCTCTAAAAAAAAAAGGACAGACAACGCAGTCAGCTAAAAAAGAGACCATGTGAGAATGTGTGTATTTTCCGCTAAGCAAAAGTGGTATCTTTCAATGTTGACCAAATTTTTTGCAGCGAAAAAAATTATATAACATACCAAAAATGCAATAACCCCTGGGTTTGAGTCGTTGCATTTGAATGATTGAAAATATCTCATTTAGATAAAGCCTCAAGAAAAATTATGAATGAAAAAAAGACTCTTGATATTGTTGTACGCTACGATGGTAGCACTGCTGATAGCGGACAATTAAATTTGTTTCAGGCTGCGGAGTCGTTGGACGGCATTGCGCGTGTGGTAAATGTAGTAGTTCATGCATTCGCCAATGATGGTGATATACGAGAACGCTTGACTACCCCAGAAGGCGCAGAGACTTATCTTTCAGCCGCAAAGAAAGGGTGCTTTGAAGAAACAGTCACAGTTGTATTTGATGCTTCCACTGTAGAAAAAATAAAACCAACAGTTTTAATCGGAAATTTTTGGGACTTCTTGACGGCTAGCATTTCTGCTGCGATTGGGAGAGATTACGATCCTGATACCCCTATGGTAAAGAAGATTATGGATAAGAACGAGACCTTTTTTGAAGAGGTAGCCGAAGAGTTAGAAAATTCTCTTCTTCGTTTACATCGGCCTATCAAATCAAAGGGTGCTGAAACAATTACATTTTATCGTCCAAAGGTTGGAGATGCGGTGCAATTAGATCGTGCCTCTTTGGTTTACGTCAGTGTTCGGGATCAGGAGCCAGAATTGAGTTATTGGATAGGCAACGTTACCAAATACAATTCCTTAACAGGATATGGAAGAGCTTACCTTGATCAATTTGGAATTACGATTCCCTTTAAAATCGATCGATTCAAGGAAAACATATCTGCTAGACGCGCTGCAACAGCATCTATGAATGAGAGGGAGCATGAAGAAGGCGGAAAGCGCAGAATCGGTGCTTATGCTGTTAGAAATTCCTTAGGTAATTTGAAGCGTATCACGATATCTGAATTCGCAAAAATAAATGAATGAGCCAGCATACTACTGTTTGCTAGGTACAACCACATGCCGAACCATGGCAGAATGGGGCGTTTATTGGCAATCCTTGGGAACAGCATTCACGCTAATAGCGGGAATAATAGGCCTTTACAAAGTATATCGGGAACTACAACGCCTTACGGACCAGAAAGCCAATGAGTTAGAGAGCAAAAATACCGCGATGAAATTAAAGCGGACAGAATTCTTCCTTAACCAGCACAGAAGGCTTTTCGACAATTCCGAGTTATATTCTGTTCTTTGCCTGATAGACGACGATAGTAATAAATTAACCGAGCCAGGAATGGCTGATAAAAAGCGTAAATTTCTCACATTTCTGGAGGAAATAGCATTACTTGTAAAATCTGATCAGATTGACCCAGAAGTGGCATATTATATGTTTGGATATTATTCCATTTGCGTCTTATCAGGACAAAATTTCGCACATGGAATAGATACCTCCCGAAAATACTGGGGTTTGCTATACGAGTTCACAAAAAGCTCAAAAGTTTACTTGGATGAAAATCCAGATGGCCCACCAAAAAACATGAGCTTATAAAAATTTTCATTTTTATATTCTATGCGCATGCCCACTACCATATCAGAAGCTTTTTCGACTAGATGTGAGGTCGAATCTGTGATCGCGGATAACTTGTTGATTAAGGTGGAGTTTTTGTGTGATCGCATATTCATGCGTTTGAAACGCGCATGAACAGTGGCGTTTAGCGAGGAGGCGGGGCTTGGGAATCTTCAGGCC
Encoded here:
- a CDS encoding McrC family protein — encoded protein: MDFLSLHTYSGEEHAEIAIPLEFLLKDGVLQVFPEILKHDIFEFRFNSKKGFVFKAGRYIGIIPINNKITIDVKPRVPLRNLERILIKSGSSLKALAGFSQWFNSHDESFDSLLDFFADSLISSIEKIRHFGLYKEYKQRNESSFHPKGRLNLFKYSQQEDLGKVLSKVDCSWYERTIDNALNRCILAALESLSKKYARISTQRGALSRLRQINIAASVFSGVALDHYGSFLKDKLIQYPEKIPSLRKYYAEALGVSKAILGNKGVSFSNAGSEFSLSSLIIDMGEVFEGYVRNVLIRGVHTVNATAVDGNLGEDAGGGRRKLFEEDGQARLGGNVNATPDILIIKTIEGKKTPRLVIDAKYKIASPSAGRAEINQVVTYAALYGVDTALIVMPYHKETIAGINYLGRVGDIAVYQYNFDLAANNMDEEEKKWIDTVVELIL
- a CDS encoding McrB family protein, whose amino-acid sequence is MKSASSKIEEKDLISEIAENDPILLKTRTLLSDGFAGVILFGPPGTSKTWYARQIAAHLVDGKNKRVSFIQFHPAYQYEDFIEGYAPGKNGKFQLTEKVFLDLCKKASKDYPDENCVLVIDEFSRCDVGRVFGEALTYLEKGKRGVPFKLASGREVLIPANIIILATMNPWDRGVDELDAALERRFARISLEPDLDLLKIVLDKNKVEAALQEKVVAFFNVVKKHENPLARIGHAYFSGVTDENSIIRLWDHQLSFHFEKAFRLDMQSYEKLKEIWNKNFKT
- a CDS encoding GIY-YIG nuclease family protein, producing MGKSIRIYLPNETVAGIRHAEIANWTGQALACPRSLFNELREWPEVQRPGVYILFGVNDETGTETAYIGEAEVLADRLHNHLSGKAFWSDLVSFSSKDENLTKAHVRYLEARLVSMAGDAKRYQLENSVAPALPSLPRADRDAMEEFLAFAKTLLGVLGHRLLDPLVVRENSIAPGIAALISNIPTPAAKVLEPSSVFHLRVSGLHARAVWTDEGMVVFEGSDAALTPASSLTGGAVALRHTLIASGVLANSNEKMVFKRDHMFKTASQAAGIVTGYSINGRDNWKLDNGMTFKQYFESGLDLV
- a CDS encoding DUF1249 domain-containing protein, yielding MDLYKENYRKLLQLLPVLHDINGPARLTALGYSDVNIDVIERHKHRLVLRMSHYLERLHGSAIPDPDMTVEVFLAAETVGALTYTDCFGSRKVFCPELMAFSPLVKAELNSFLSQWLTKMIDDGREQSQPEQKTTVI